The sequence ACAACAGAGAAGTAGTAGTAAACATCGGTTATAAATCCGATGGTATTATATCGCTGTCGGAAGTAAAACACAATCCCGATTTGAAAATAGGCGATACTATTGAAGTTTATGTTGAGTCGATGGAAGATGTAAGCGGACAACTTGTTCTTTCACATAAAAAAGCAAGGGCATTAAAATCATGGGAAAGAGTAAACAAAGCTCTTGAAGACAGTGAAATTATCACCGGTTATGTTAAATGCAGAACAAAAGGCGGATTGATAGTGGATGTTTTCGGAATCGAAGCATTTTTACCCGGTTCACAGATAGATGTAAAACCTATTCGCGACTACGACATATTTGTTGGAAAGAATATGGAATTTAAAGTTGTTAAAATCAACAATGAATTCAAAAACGTTGTGGTGTCGCACAAAGCATTGATTGAAGCCGAACTCGAACAACAGAAAGCAGAAATTATAGCAAAACTCGAAAAAGGACAAATACTTGAAGGTACAGTCAAGAATATCACTTCTTATGGAGTATTCATTGACCTTGGCGGTGTTGACGGATTAATACACATTACGGACTTGTCATGGGGAAGAATTAATCATCCTGAAGAAATTGTAAAACTCGATGAAAAGATAAATGTTGTTATACTTGACTTTGACGAAAGCAAAAAACGAATTGCACTTGGCTTAAAGCAATTGCAGCCGCATCCGTGGGATTCGCTTGATGCAAACCTTAAAATAGGAGATAAAACAAAAGGGAAAGTGGTTGTTATTGCCGATTATGGTGCATTTATAGAACTCATTCCGGGTGTTGAAGGACTAATTCATGTATCGGAAATGTCATGGTCGCAACATTTACGCAGCGCTCAGGAATTTCTTAAAATAGGCGACGAGATTGAAGCGGTTATTCTAACACTCGACAGAGAAGAAAGAAAAATGTCGCTGGGATTGAAGCAACTCAAACCAGACCCATGGACAAACATAAAAGACAGATATCAGGTTAACTCAAAACATACTGCAATCGTGCGAAATTTTACAAACTTTGGAGTGTTTGTAGAGCTTGAAGAAGGAGTTGACGGATTAATTCATATTTCCGATTTATCATGGTCGAAAAAAGTAAAGCATCCTGCAGAATTTACCAAAATAGGCGAAAAGATTGAACTGGTTGTTTTGGATATTGATGCTGAAAGCAGAAGGTTAAGTTTAGGACACAAGCAACTCGAAGAAAATCCATGGGAAGTTTTTGAAACAATCTTCACGGTTGATTCAATACATCAGGGAACAGTTTTGAGTGTAAACGAAAAAGGAGCTGTTATTGTTCTTCCCTATGGAGTAGAAGGTTTTGCTCCGACAAAACATCTGATAAAAGAAGATGGAACTCCTGCAAAAGTTGATGAAACTCTGGATTTTAAAGTAATCGAATTTTCAAAGGATGCAAAGAAGATAATCATTTCTCACACTAAAACAAGGCAGACGGAAGAAGAAACTCAGGAACAATTGAAGCAATCTGCAGAAAGAAGACCTAAAGAAAAAAGTACTAAAAGGGCGCCAAGAGTTCCAAAAGAACCTCAGGAAAAATCAACATTAGGTGACTTGGAAGTTCTTTCATCTTTGAAAACAGAAATGGAAGAAACTGAAAAGAAAGAACCAAAAAAAACAAAAAAGGAATTAAAAAAAGATGAAGGAACTGATAAACCTGAAGAAGAACAGAAAGAAAATCTTTAATACCTAATAGAGTTTATAAAATAAAAATCCTGCTTGATTATTTTAGCAGGATTTTTTATTTACTGCTTATCCACCCGGATAAGTATAAACATCAGTTTATAATAACGTGAGTTCGGAATTATAAATATTGAATTAAAATTAACATCAATTTGTTTAAGGATAGTGTCATTTTTAAGTACTTTAAGTACTTATTAATTAGTGTCTGTTCATAAAGCCGAGAGTTTGGTTCAGAATGTTCGAGTTCGAGGCTTTCGAAGTTTTAAAAATCAGGAGTTTACTGTCGTAAATGACTGGTTTTTAAAACGAGAATAACGAAGAAATCGGACATTCTGGACAAACTCTAATTATCTCAACTTAATAGTATGAGTTTTTTTTCCTATTTTAACAGTTGCAACATCATCACAATCTCCAACTCCGTAATCCAATATTCTTTCATCTTTACCATCAGGTTTTATGCTTATTTGTCCGCTTACGGGATGATGAAAATGGCAACTTAGTTCTACTCGAAGTGGTGTTATAGTTGTGGCAGTATATTTTCTTTCGGTACCTCTTGTCCCTGATGCTGTTCCTGTAATGAAGTAAACATCGTCAAATCTGGTTGCTGTTGAATCGCCTTCAATAAACTCTCTTGTTTTATCGGCAGTCCACGTGATAGTTCCTGCATTATTTTTAAGCAAAATCTGTCCGTCATCATGTACCGAAAATGTTAAATGTTGATTTGAATTATGTCCATTATTAATAACGGTTTTAGTTCCCAAAACCTGATTGCTGTCAACAAAATAATTATCAAAAGTAATAGTATGTGTGCTTCCTGAATCGTTGTAATGACCAAGATATGATACAATGATTTTTCCGCGTCTGCTGTGTCCGTCCTGACATAAACAACCAAGCGAATCGAATATTATTGTAAGCACATGAGGTGAATTGGAAGTATCGGTTGTAACGGTTACACACGTATTCAAAATGCTATATTCATTTCTCTGACTTCTGCTTAAATATGAAACAATCGCATTGTTTGCGGCAGCTTCATCTGCAATATAAAGTACATCGCCGAATGTTTTTTCTGATAGGACATTGTCATCTGCGTGTCTCGTATCAGTATCTTTCTGGTCTTTCTTGCAATTTGAAAAAAGAATCGCCAAAAATGCAAATGCGACCAAACTTTTAAATAATAGTTTTTTTGTCTTCATATTTTATAATTTTTTCTATAAATAAAAATAAATTTAATACAAAAATAAATTATTATTTATTAAAAATAACAAATCAAAGTAAATAATTTTTTGTTTTCATTTTCATTTCTATTTGTATTTTTACAATTATTAAATGATAAACTTTCTGAATGAA comes from Bacteroidales bacterium and encodes:
- the rpsA gene encoding 30S ribosomal protein S1 is translated as MTENDKAIEDSQTTNQLKAEETAGEIKAATLATEPPANFDWDLLGKKQQSYSEEERANYESMYEETMHKVGLHEILDGTIVAMNNREVVVNIGYKSDGIISLSEVKHNPDLKIGDTIEVYVESMEDVSGQLVLSHKKARALKSWERVNKALEDSEIITGYVKCRTKGGLIVDVFGIEAFLPGSQIDVKPIRDYDIFVGKNMEFKVVKINNEFKNVVVSHKALIEAELEQQKAEIIAKLEKGQILEGTVKNITSYGVFIDLGGVDGLIHITDLSWGRINHPEEIVKLDEKINVVILDFDESKKRIALGLKQLQPHPWDSLDANLKIGDKTKGKVVVIADYGAFIELIPGVEGLIHVSEMSWSQHLRSAQEFLKIGDEIEAVILTLDREERKMSLGLKQLKPDPWTNIKDRYQVNSKHTAIVRNFTNFGVFVELEEGVDGLIHISDLSWSKKVKHPAEFTKIGEKIELVVLDIDAESRRLSLGHKQLEENPWEVFETIFTVDSIHQGTVLSVNEKGAVIVLPYGVEGFAPTKHLIKEDGTPAKVDETLDFKVIEFSKDAKKIIISHTKTRQTEEETQEQLKQSAERRPKEKSTKRAPRVPKEPQEKSTLGDLEVLSSLKTEMEETEKKEPKKTKKELKKDEGTDKPEEEQKENL